A DNA window from Rhodococcus sp. Z13 contains the following coding sequences:
- a CDS encoding TadE family type IV pilus minor pilin — MTAGHRLRGLAAEDGAVTVEAALAIASLVTVLVLCLGALLSISHQVRCQDAAREAARLAARGDRDRAVEVATRVAPAGARVSLTEEGDLLVAGIDADAPLLPMLTLTAEAVAVREPESAE, encoded by the coding sequence GTGACGGCAGGGCACAGGCTGCGGGGTCTCGCGGCCGAGGACGGGGCGGTCACCGTCGAGGCGGCCCTGGCGATCGCGAGCCTGGTGACCGTGCTGGTGCTGTGTCTCGGTGCGCTGCTGAGTATCTCGCATCAGGTGCGGTGCCAGGACGCCGCGCGGGAAGCTGCCCGCCTGGCCGCTCGCGGAGACCGGGACCGTGCGGTGGAGGTGGCGACGCGCGTCGCTCCTGCCGGTGCGCGGGTCTCGCTCACCGAGGAGGGCGACCTGCTCGTCGCCGGAATCGACGCGGACGCACCGCTGCTGCCGATGCTGACCCTCACCGCGGAGGCGGTGGCCGTGCGCGAACCCGAATCGGCGGAATGA
- a CDS encoding cold-shock protein: MAQGTVKWFNAEKGFGFIAPEDGSADVFVHYSEIQGSGFRTLEENQRVEFEVGQGTKGPQATGVRAL, from the coding sequence ATGGCACAGGGCACTGTGAAGTGGTTCAACGCGGAGAAGGGCTTCGGCTTCATCGCTCCTGAGGACGGCTCCGCCGACGTGTTCGTTCACTACTCCGAGATCCAGGGTTCCGGTTTCCGCACCCTCGAGGAGAACCAGCGAGTCGAGTTCGAGGTCGGCCAGGGCACCAAGGGCCCGCAGGCCACCGGTGTTCGCGCACTCTGA
- a CDS encoding Rv3654c family TadE-like protein, with amino-acid sequence MTSGDDRGSATVFGCAIAAALVALTVTAVHLGGAVVTRHRVQAAADLSALAVAAALDRGADAACGSADPIVTRMRVRLRGCRIEGWDAVVEVAARTSPLFGGREAAAVARAGPAGT; translated from the coding sequence ATGACTTCCGGCGACGACCGGGGCAGCGCCACCGTTTTCGGCTGCGCGATCGCCGCGGCACTGGTCGCGCTCACCGTGACGGCCGTGCACCTCGGGGGTGCGGTGGTCACCCGTCATCGGGTGCAGGCGGCGGCGGATCTGTCGGCGCTGGCCGTCGCTGCCGCGCTCGACCGGGGAGCGGACGCCGCGTGCGGGAGCGCGGACCCGATCGTCACCCGGATGCGGGTGCGCCTGCGCGGGTGCCGGATCGAGGGATGGGACGCCGTCGTGGAGGTCGCCGCACGGACGTCTCCGCTGTTCGGTGGGAGGGAAGCGGCCGCGGTGGCGCGGGCCGGACCGGCCGGGACGTGA
- a CDS encoding type II secretion system F family protein, with the protein MSAVWAALLGAGALTVVPVPDAATRLVSTRESGDSPSGPGAGPDPHALPAAFDLFAACLRAGMPPASAARVVAESAPPDLAAALRRGADRLQLGADPAEAWQGTGDSGVLDDFARAARRSAKSGAPLSETVAELASRHRQEEEDRVAARIDRAGVLVSGPLGLCFLPAFVCLGIVPVVVGLARDVLGAGLM; encoded by the coding sequence ATGAGCGCCGTGTGGGCGGCGCTGCTCGGCGCGGGCGCGCTCACCGTCGTCCCCGTTCCGGACGCCGCGACGCGGCTCGTCTCGACGAGGGAGTCGGGGGATTCGCCGTCCGGTCCCGGCGCCGGCCCCGACCCGCACGCCCTGCCGGCCGCGTTCGACCTTTTCGCCGCGTGCCTGCGCGCGGGGATGCCGCCCGCCTCGGCGGCGCGCGTGGTCGCGGAGTCGGCGCCACCCGACCTCGCCGCGGCCCTGCGTCGCGGCGCCGACCGTCTGCAACTCGGCGCCGATCCCGCCGAGGCGTGGCAGGGCACCGGTGATTCCGGTGTTCTCGACGACTTCGCGCGGGCTGCACGGCGATCCGCGAAGTCCGGTGCCCCGCTGTCGGAGACCGTGGCCGAACTCGCGAGCCGGCACCGCCAGGAGGAGGAGGATCGGGTCGCGGCGCGGATCGACCGGGCCGGGGTGCTGGTGAGCGGTCCGCTCGGACTGTGTTTCCTGCCCGCCTTCGTCTGTCTCGGCATCGTGCCGGTGGTCGTGGGACTGGCGAGGGACGTGCTGGGGGCCGGGTTGATGTGA
- a CDS encoding TadA family conjugal transfer-associated ATPase: MSDILDGDLLGRVRDRLADEAGELTPARVAAALRAESGGVLGDSDLLAALRHLQTELSGAGPLESLLADPAVTDVLVTAPDRVWVDRGSGLHLTDVVFPDEAAVRRLAQRLALFAGRRLDDAQMWVDGRLPGHGEFGVRLHAVLSPVAQGGTCLSLRVLRPATQGLEALRDRGAVDEDAYRLLRRIVRARLAFLIVGGTGAGKTTLLAALLGAVDATERIVCVEDAAELVPAHPHVVRLVARAPNVEGVGEVTVRDLVRQALRMRPDRIVIGEVRGAEVVDLLTALNTGHDGGAGTVHANSPDEVPARLEALAALGGLDRVALHSQLVAAVQVILHVHRGADGVRRLAQIGVVERDPVSGVIVAPAWTHAHGPGDGMERLETLLRRREAP, from the coding sequence ATGAGCGACATCCTCGACGGCGACCTGCTCGGCCGGGTGCGCGACCGGCTCGCCGACGAAGCGGGTGAACTCACCCCGGCCCGGGTGGCCGCGGCGCTGCGCGCCGAGTCGGGCGGGGTTCTGGGCGACTCCGACCTGCTCGCGGCCCTGCGGCACCTGCAGACCGAGCTCAGCGGCGCCGGTCCGCTGGAGAGCCTGCTGGCCGACCCCGCCGTCACCGATGTGCTGGTCACCGCCCCCGACCGGGTGTGGGTGGACCGCGGCAGCGGCCTGCACCTGACCGACGTCGTGTTCCCCGACGAGGCCGCGGTCCGGCGTCTCGCCCAGCGCCTGGCGTTGTTCGCGGGCCGGCGCCTCGACGACGCCCAGATGTGGGTGGACGGCCGCCTGCCGGGGCACGGCGAGTTCGGGGTGCGGCTGCACGCCGTCCTCTCACCGGTCGCGCAGGGCGGCACGTGCCTGTCGCTGCGGGTGCTGCGTCCGGCCACGCAGGGACTCGAGGCGCTGCGCGATCGGGGCGCGGTGGACGAGGACGCCTACCGATTGCTGCGACGCATCGTGCGGGCGCGGCTCGCCTTCCTGATCGTCGGAGGCACCGGCGCGGGGAAGACGACTCTGCTCGCGGCGCTGCTGGGAGCGGTCGACGCGACCGAGCGCATCGTGTGCGTCGAGGACGCCGCCGAGCTGGTGCCGGCTCACCCGCACGTGGTGCGGCTCGTCGCGCGGGCCCCCAACGTGGAGGGCGTCGGGGAGGTCACCGTCCGTGATCTCGTCCGGCAGGCGCTGCGGATGCGTCCCGACCGCATCGTCATCGGGGAGGTACGGGGCGCGGAGGTCGTCGACCTGCTCACCGCGCTGAACACCGGGCACGACGGCGGGGCCGGAACCGTGCACGCCAACTCGCCCGACGAGGTCCCGGCCCGGCTCGAGGCGCTCGCCGCCCTCGGTGGGCTCGACCGCGTCGCGCTGCACAGCCAGCTCGTCGCGGCGGTGCAGGTGATCCTGCACGTCCACCGGGGCGCCGACGGGGTGCGGCGGCTGGCGCAGATCGGGGTGGTCGAACGCGACCCGGTGTCCGGAGTGATCGTCGCCCCGGCCTGGACCCACGCGCACGGTCCGGGGGACGGGATGGAGAGACTCGAGACCCTGCTGCGTCGTCGGGAGGCACCGTGA
- the ssd gene encoding septum site-determining protein Ssd, with amino-acid sequence MNDILGLIDDPALVADLRRVAAAADRALHEASPPVPRRMWTDAAIVVLDRAAATVCAAEHPRRPGVVLVCSGPADLDEWQAAATVGAEHVLALPDDEVELLALVSAAGEPAAGSGVALTVVGGCGGAGASTFAAALAWTPGHDTLLVDADPFGGGLDVLTGLEERPGVRWSGVTVDGGRVSARALRDAAPAWRPGVGVLSTDREAADRLTPAAAGAVVEALKGAGTTVVCDVGRCFGPVAETVLALSDLTVVVTPARVGAALSAARVAGRLLERGDPAGLVVRGPAPGGLRAEDVADVVGLDLLASMRPEPGLAEMLERGGLRLRSRSPLAAAARDVLATLSTRLVPRRVA; translated from the coding sequence ATGAACGACATCCTCGGCCTGATCGACGACCCCGCGCTCGTCGCGGACCTGCGTCGCGTCGCCGCCGCGGCCGACCGCGCGCTCCACGAGGCGTCCCCGCCGGTACCACGGCGGATGTGGACCGACGCCGCGATCGTCGTCCTTGACCGGGCCGCGGCCACGGTGTGTGCCGCCGAGCATCCCCGCCGGCCCGGCGTCGTGCTGGTGTGTTCGGGACCGGCAGACCTGGACGAATGGCAGGCTGCCGCCACCGTGGGCGCCGAGCACGTCCTCGCGCTGCCGGACGACGAGGTGGAGCTGCTCGCGCTCGTCTCGGCGGCCGGTGAACCCGCCGCGGGCAGCGGCGTCGCCCTCACCGTCGTCGGCGGATGCGGCGGCGCCGGGGCCTCCACCTTCGCAGCCGCGCTCGCCTGGACCCCAGGTCACGACACCCTGCTCGTCGACGCCGATCCGTTCGGCGGTGGTCTCGACGTCCTCACCGGTCTCGAGGAACGCCCCGGCGTGCGATGGTCCGGCGTCACCGTGGACGGCGGACGCGTCTCCGCCCGGGCCCTGCGCGACGCCGCCCCGGCCTGGCGGCCCGGAGTCGGTGTGCTCTCCACCGACCGTGAGGCCGCCGACCGGCTCACTCCCGCCGCGGCCGGCGCGGTGGTGGAGGCCCTGAAGGGCGCCGGGACGACGGTCGTCTGCGATGTCGGCCGCTGCTTCGGCCCGGTGGCCGAGACCGTGCTCGCCCTGTCCGACCTCACGGTCGTCGTGACCCCCGCCCGCGTCGGAGCAGCACTGTCCGCGGCGCGGGTCGCGGGGCGTCTCCTCGAACGGGGAGATCCCGCCGGGCTGGTCGTGCGCGGCCCGGCACCCGGCGGTCTGCGTGCCGAGGACGTGGCCGACGTCGTGGGACTCGACCTGCTCGCCTCGATGCGCCCCGAGCCGGGACTCGCCGAGATGCTCGAACGCGGCGGACTGCGGCTGCGGTCGAGATCACCGCTGGCCGCAGCCGCCCGGGACGTGCTGGCCACCCTCTCCACCCGCCTCGTCCCGAGGCGGGTGGCATGA
- a CDS encoding type II secretion system F family protein: MTATVLCLAAALCLVPDRPAAERLRRDRPRRGGSARRRPPRPALLGLAAAAGLVAVLWVGVAPALAATIVAGTTWRRLHARRRDTALDGHRRALLSGLDTVIADLRVGTHPAEACETAARETTSPAADAFRIAAARARLGGSASDGLRAPTDAHGRSGIAESLDRIADVWAVSERHGLALAELLTAARADLAARMRVRARTEAGLAGARATASVLAGLPALGVGLGQLMGAAPLGILLAGGLGGAMLVVGTALACAGLLWTDAIAARVAA; this comes from the coding sequence GTGACCGCGACCGTGCTCTGCCTGGCGGCAGCGCTGTGTCTCGTCCCGGACCGGCCCGCGGCCGAGCGGTTGCGACGCGACCGGCCTCGTCGGGGTGGATCTGCGCGACGGCGGCCGCCGCGACCCGCCCTCCTCGGCCTCGCCGCCGCGGCGGGCCTCGTCGCGGTGCTGTGGGTCGGTGTCGCCCCCGCGCTCGCCGCCACGATCGTGGCCGGCACGACCTGGCGACGCCTGCACGCCCGCCGCCGGGACACCGCCCTCGACGGTCACCGCCGCGCGCTGCTGTCGGGTCTGGACACCGTGATCGCCGACCTGAGGGTCGGCACCCATCCCGCCGAGGCGTGCGAGACCGCCGCCCGCGAGACGACCAGTCCCGCCGCCGACGCCTTCCGGATCGCGGCGGCCCGGGCGCGGCTCGGCGGGTCGGCGTCCGACGGACTGCGCGCTCCCACGGACGCGCACGGCCGGAGCGGGATCGCCGAGAGCCTCGACCGCATCGCGGACGTGTGGGCGGTGTCGGAGCGGCACGGTCTGGCCCTCGCCGAACTACTCACCGCCGCCCGGGCCGATCTCGCGGCCCGCATGCGGGTGCGCGCCCGCACCGAGGCCGGACTCGCCGGAGCGCGGGCCACCGCCTCCGTCCTCGCGGGACTGCCCGCGCTCGGCGTGGGGCTCGGGCAGCTCATGGGTGCCGCGCCGCTCGGCATCCTGCTCGCCGGGGGTCTCGGCGGCGCGATGCTCGTCGTGGGTACGGCCCTCGCCTGCGCGGGTCTGCTGTGGACCGACGCGATCGCCGCCCGGGTGGCGGCATGA
- a CDS encoding DUF4244 domain-containing protein, whose protein sequence is MSTRETVLREVRSRTIGLWGREDGMSTAEYAIGTIAAAAFGAVLYTVVTGDSIVSALTGIVERALETSV, encoded by the coding sequence ATGTCGACACGGGAAACTGTTCTGCGCGAGGTGCGTTCGCGGACGATCGGTCTGTGGGGGCGCGAGGACGGCATGTCCACCGCGGAGTACGCGATCGGGACCATCGCGGCGGCGGCCTTCGGTGCGGTGCTCTACACCGTGGTCACCGGCGATTCGATCGTCTCGGCGCTCACGGGGATCGTCGAGCGTGCGCTCGAGACGTCGGTGTGA
- a CDS encoding DEAD/DEAH box helicase has protein sequence MTGPPPLHTGDGTAPTYGRLLLDHLLAGTPSGETPLTHVAEIPAREARYGDWPQWAPDPLVQAFRERGVDRPWSHQAEAAELAASGQHVVVSTGTASGKSLAYQLPVLGALAEDPHATALYLSPTKALGADQLKAVTELTSATDTLSTVCACAYDGDTSPEIRQWARRHSRWIFTNPDMLHLSLLPAHARWAHLWRRLRYVVVDECHAYRGVFGSHVALILRRVRRVARRYGADPVFVLASATTAEPGAAASRLIGAPCREVTEDGSPHGPRTVAMWEPPLLKDVTGEHGAPVRRAAGTEAGRLLADLVVEGARTLAFVRSRHGAELAAMGARRLLTEVAPDLVERVAAYRAGYLAEDRRELEAALSEGRLLGVASTNALELGVDIAGLDAVVVAGFPGTVASFWQQGGRAGRRGQGSLVVLVARDDPLDTYLVHHPQALLDRPVEATVTDPGNPYVLGPQLLCAASELPLSEDEVDEFGAREVLTDLADQGLIRRRPHGWFVAPGVEPHGDVEIRGGIGHQVAIVEADTGRMLGTVEAGRAPATVHPGAVHLHQGETFVVDELHLEDGIALVHAEDPEWSTSAREITDICCISVDEMHDHGAVTVASVSVEVSHRVVGYLRRLPSGEVLDQIILDMPEHTLPTRAVMYTIDPELLDRIGITAERVPGALHAAEHAAICLLPLVATCDRWDIGGVSTDLHPDTGLPTVFVYDGQPGGAGFAERGFHRIARWLRATRDAVAACECAAGCPSCVYSPKCGNGNDPLDKAGAIAVLGAVLDAIEGSEPA, from the coding sequence GTGACCGGCCCGCCCCCTCTCCACACCGGCGACGGCACCGCTCCCACCTACGGGCGTCTCCTCCTCGATCACCTGCTCGCCGGAACCCCCTCGGGCGAGACCCCGCTGACGCACGTCGCCGAGATCCCCGCCCGCGAGGCCCGGTACGGCGACTGGCCGCAGTGGGCTCCCGACCCCCTTGTCCAGGCGTTTCGGGAACGCGGCGTCGACCGGCCCTGGAGTCATCAGGCCGAAGCGGCCGAACTCGCGGCGAGCGGGCAGCACGTCGTCGTCTCCACCGGCACCGCCTCCGGCAAGTCCCTGGCGTACCAGCTGCCCGTCCTCGGTGCACTCGCCGAGGATCCGCACGCCACCGCCCTGTACCTGTCCCCCACCAAAGCGCTCGGCGCCGATCAGCTGAAAGCCGTCACCGAACTGACCTCGGCGACGGACACGTTGTCGACGGTGTGTGCGTGCGCCTACGACGGGGACACCTCGCCCGAGATCCGGCAATGGGCACGACGGCATTCACGGTGGATCTTCACAAATCCCGACATGCTGCACCTGTCGCTGCTGCCCGCGCACGCGCGCTGGGCGCACCTGTGGCGGCGGCTGCGGTACGTCGTCGTCGACGAATGCCACGCCTACCGCGGGGTGTTCGGATCGCACGTCGCGTTGATCCTGCGGCGGGTACGCCGCGTGGCCCGGCGGTACGGCGCCGATCCGGTCTTCGTCCTCGCCTCGGCCACCACCGCCGAACCCGGAGCGGCCGCGTCCCGGCTCATCGGGGCGCCGTGCCGGGAGGTCACCGAGGACGGTTCACCCCACGGCCCGCGCACCGTCGCGATGTGGGAACCCCCGCTACTGAAGGACGTCACCGGCGAACACGGCGCACCCGTGCGGCGCGCGGCCGGCACCGAAGCCGGGCGGCTGCTCGCCGATCTCGTCGTCGAAGGCGCCCGCACCCTCGCGTTCGTCCGATCCCGGCACGGCGCCGAACTCGCCGCGATGGGAGCTCGCCGGTTGCTCACCGAAGTGGCACCCGACCTCGTCGAGCGGGTCGCGGCGTACCGCGCGGGCTATCTGGCCGAGGACCGACGCGAACTCGAAGCCGCGCTGTCGGAGGGACGACTGCTCGGTGTCGCGAGCACCAACGCCCTCGAACTCGGGGTCGACATCGCCGGGCTGGACGCGGTGGTGGTCGCCGGATTCCCCGGCACCGTCGCATCGTTCTGGCAGCAGGGCGGTCGCGCCGGGCGGCGCGGGCAGGGATCGCTGGTCGTGCTGGTCGCGCGGGACGACCCGCTCGACACCTATCTGGTGCACCATCCGCAGGCGCTGCTCGACCGGCCGGTCGAGGCCACCGTCACCGATCCGGGCAACCCCTACGTCCTCGGTCCGCAATTGCTCTGTGCCGCATCGGAGCTCCCCCTGTCCGAGGACGAGGTCGACGAGTTCGGTGCCCGCGAGGTCCTCACCGACCTCGCCGACCAGGGCCTGATCCGCCGGCGCCCGCACGGCTGGTTCGTCGCCCCCGGCGTCGAACCGCACGGCGACGTCGAGATCCGCGGCGGCATCGGGCATCAGGTGGCGATCGTCGAAGCGGACACCGGGCGCATGCTCGGCACCGTGGAGGCGGGACGCGCCCCCGCGACCGTACACCCCGGCGCCGTGCACCTGCACCAGGGCGAGACCTTCGTCGTCGACGAACTGCACCTCGAGGACGGCATCGCGCTCGTGCACGCCGAGGATCCCGAATGGTCCACCAGCGCACGCGAGATCACCGACATCTGCTGCATCTCCGTCGACGAGATGCACGACCACGGGGCGGTCACCGTCGCGTCGGTGAGCGTCGAGGTGAGCCACCGCGTGGTCGGGTATCTGCGCCGGCTGCCCTCCGGCGAGGTGCTCGACCAGATCATCCTGGACATGCCCGAGCACACCCTCCCGACCCGCGCCGTGATGTACACGATCGACCCGGAGCTGCTCGACCGGATCGGCATCACCGCCGAACGCGTCCCGGGTGCGCTGCACGCCGCCGAACACGCCGCGATCTGCCTGCTGCCGCTCGTGGCGACCTGCGATCGCTGGGACATCGGCGGTGTCTCCACCGATCTGCATCCCGACACCGGGCTGCCCACCGTCTTCGTCTACGACGGGCAGCCCGGCGGTGCGGGATTCGCCGAACGCGGCTTCCACCGGATCGCCCGGTGGCTCCGCGCCACCCGCGACGCCGTCGCCGCCTGCGAATGCGCGGCGGGATGCCCGTCCTGCGTGTACTCCCCCAAGTGCGGCAACGGCAACGATCCGCTCGACAAGGCCGGCGCGATCGCCGTGCTCGGGGCGGTCCTCGACGCGATCGAAGGATCGGAGCCCGCCTGA